The DNA window TGGAACATTAGAATTGTTGTTTCAGTTCGACTTTCGTTCTACTATCAAACACCCACATTAGGGCATAGGCAGGTCAGCCGCCAAATTCGTGGGGCAATTGACCCCAATAACAACAAATAACCAATACATAATTTATGCAAATCTACGTAAACAGTAGTAAAATACTGACCACAACCCGAAAAAATAGACAATTCTGTGGAGCTAGTTTTTAGGTCTTATTCCAAATATAGAAAATTATCAACATATCATCAAACCAAATCAATGCCAGGAGATCCATATTTGTTATGATATTGGTTATTTTTGCTACCACAGGtcgatatttacatttattcaaTAAACAAGGTCGGTACTTATATAAAGGACAACTATTGAAGGGTTAAATAAGTTTGGTTAAGTTGTTCATATGAGAACACAGTTTCTAAAAGTCAACAGAACTTAGGACAAAATGATTACAGTCTATAAGAAGGTATGTactttaatgttaatttttgtcATCAAAAGATGTTGCTTTTTATAACTAATGATAAAATAGTGATTTGTTCATTTGTATCGCCTTCAAGTTACTCCATCAACTCTATACCTACGAGTCTAAAACAAATTGTAACTTTTAAAAGACAATCTATTTCTTATTACTGGAAACCCGTTTTTAGGATAGAACTTTTCCTAACTCTTTAtcctaaatatataaaaaaaatatcagtaaattGAATTAACCATAGCGGCTAAAGTAACAACGTTACAATGTATCATGAatatatttaatgatattttaaactatGCCTAATTTTTATTGATGATATATAGACACAGGAAATGTGAAAACATTCTGTTTCGTAGAGGTCAACACATCTTACTTCTTGGGCATGTTTATGTTGAGTTTGATTAATACTAAAAGAAATCAGAGGCATGTAAGCCTTTGAGAGATTTCGCTAAAAATTTTTACCGGAATAGGGAATTTTAGCATGTGCTCTCGAGAATTCGCTATGCTTAACATGCATGTGACTCTTCTGATGCTAGAGTTCACACTCACTAACACTAGTACTCTTTCTGTTGAAGAGGTctctaaattttaaagttttttatatTTACCGGATATATACACATTCGATATGGCGTCACCTCCATTTTATTAGATTTAtacattgttattttatacCAGATTGGTTCACTCCATTCCTCTGTTGATGGTATGTTCTCTTACGGTTGACAGGCGGCTGTGACTTCCCTGACATTGTTGAGTGTCCTTGCTGCTGTCACGAGCGGCCAGATCCTGAGATGTCCCGGATGTAAGGTCATGGGCTTTGTCGCAGAAGATGACGATAATCTATTTCTGATAACAAACAAGCAGAGAATGGCGCAGTCTCCTTCCTTTGTGAATGTTCCTTCAGCTTATGTTGACATAGATAAAGTGTACATCAATGCAGCCCCGAGACTACCGTACCAGAGAGTAGTACTAGCTGACAGCAGTCGCCCAAACTGGAAATACCGGACGTATCGACTTCCGTCCTTGACTGCTAGAAGAAGACTATCAAATGTTCTGTCATTGAATTCTAGGACTCGGCTAGGATACTATTAATATCggttattgtttatttataaatgttaattttatacTTATTTACTTACTAACTTAATTACTATACAACGTTCATTATAATTGATTCTTATTTCATTGTGACACtcattataaaatatctttgtgtATATTATCAATCATGTTTGCAAAAGCCTTTTGATAATATTACTttacaattactttaaaatttacGTAGATTTTGGTGACGTAACTAAATCGTTAATATGCATttgtgataaaatatatatatttttaaaatgaagtaaAATTGCAATATAGATTTGACTGATCCAAACTGAAAATTTATAAAAGTGATCAACAAAATGATTACAGTCGCCGCTGATAAataatctttcttttaaaatttgtaatccAAATTGCAgctaaaagttgttttttttttaaattaattaatagttCAATCTAATGTAAAAAtgtcttttaattaattatatttgcACATATAATTTCGAACAGGAGTGACAAGCGATTCATTTACATTTACCAGTTTTATTCtaatttcttttgattataTGATTGTATGATACCAGAACTTTACCAATATCAttactttttgttttataaatggagtgctatgtgaatttttttttataaagatattgctaaaataacatttttcataGAAATAACAGGACGTGATTTTAAAGTCCAACGTTTTTATTGTCAGAGCAATGTTTCCCATGGAAGATGTAAATGTAATTATGTATTTATCTACATACTCATGTGTTCTTCTCTTCATATTATACTGTTAACTTAACATTTATAATATCCAATTGTgctatacattgtatatacgaCATATGATCATTCCTAACATACTCAATATCATGTGTACATCGTTGTGATGAATAcaccatttatttatttttatcttttaattacAATAAGCAATAAAAAGAACAATATTGAAACGTGTTTATTTGAATGTTGTAAAATAGTCATGAAAGGGGGGTTAAAAggcaatgttttaaatatttttaacttaacTTGAAAATGTACCAGATAGAAATTTTGGAATagttttcaacaaatattgcacgataataaaatttcaatatataaGTTTTCTATCTTGAATACAATGTAGGCTTACTTGGGTCCGTGACATTTCAGGGCCTCTCACGTAACGGTTTTATTTTACACTTCAACGCAACGTATGAATGGGAGTCAGACATGGACGAACTTTTCCTCAACACAGGTCATGCTATATTATTCTCCGACAATCCCATTCAAGTAGATAAACGACAAAACACGCCACGCATATAACCTTAAATAACCtcctatatattatatatatattatattcataaTAAATAAACTTTAAGAAGTATGAGATTTAAAACTTTTGAGTGTGAACAAACGTAAGGAAAAATACAATGACGAAGCAGTCACCGGTCGCAGGGATAATTTATTACAGCTGCTTTTACAGTAAATGAGGGGATGGGCGGTGAGAGGTGGGGGTGGGGTGAAGGGTTATTGAAATACATACTGAAAGTATCAATAAACCAATGGTATTAATTCTTCTTGGTTTAATACTTTTGATCtttgattcaatttttataCAGTGTAAGATATTAGTTATATTTCAGAATAAAGAAATACttataaattgaattaaaaaaaacactaaaaaacTAATATACAGCAAAACTGTGGTTTTACCATTATTATTGATATGCTTTTAAATCGATCTGAAATAAGCTCtctcttaaaatatttttgtattcattgcatgtaattattaaaaaattgcatattcATTATTCTTTCATAGAGGTCCATGACTATTCCAAACATACGaacttgatttttttagaaatcAAGAAATATGATAAAAGTCTCATACATTTGAATTACGATGTTTGCTATGTATTCATTTGCAGTCGGCATCGTTTCAAGAGTATGTTTGAATATAATGTACactgtatttatttcattttttttttgtaattgtatgtacGTTATTTGTTTCAATCCCTAGTTATTTTCTAAATTATtagtacttttaaaatatttattatatacgTACGTAAACAGGAAGTTGAAAAATAAAGGAACACTCTATATGCTACTATGTATAACTATTTGAGGTATTTAAAAGatgattaaattaaaacattcatttcGTTCAATGAATAGCAATATTTGAAATGTATTATGAAAAGTATGAAAGAGAGATCTTTGTAGCTTCCGTGATGTGCCCCAAAATATGTTCAACACACCAACATCTCAataacttttttactatttatattCATCAACTATTTCCCGGAACtatataatttatcataatCGATAAACTgtcaattaaaaagaatatcgAACTGCTTGATCCGAATATATGAATCTGGTAATATCCTCATGTATAAAATGTTcactatttaattttattaatttcaattaatcataaaaaaagttttgatgCAAACAAGTTAATGAATAAATGGATGAATGAttaaatagatagataaataaattcgttcataaatgaataaataaaaatttataaataacttaataaataaatcaaatttcaaaatataaataaataaatgaataaataaaaaaataaataatgcatttcaaaatatagattgatttattttaaaataaaaaaatgtcattcttCGTAATGAAATTAATCTAAATCAGTATATATTGGCCTTGAAACAACAGGTTTATCAACTTCTTGATAATACTTTATTTCGTTGTTCACGCAAAAACAATATTCATGATTCCTTTATTTATATTCTCTTACTGTGGTAATCATGCCGCTTAATATGTCAATTAACAGTTATAAGGATAATCTATGATTCGAAAGTTTTGAACCTTTATTTGCATAATTTGTTTTACTCAAACGCCTTGAAATAgggaaaaatacaaattacgACATATTAGAAAACCTGAATTAAACAAATCTTGATTTACCTAAATACTAGACAACACTATCTTACAGACACAAATATagttttaatattataatatgtaataagcttcatcataaaaataaaaaataaaatactcaCTTTATATACTTTATACTCACTTCAATAAAGATTTATTCACAGGTACTGAACTAAAACCATTTTAGCActtgaaagtttgaaaaacatttgtttCAATATTGAGAAAAGAACTAcatcaaaaatacaaatgtaaaaatcaatgcCATGTCAATTAGAATATATTGACCTCAAATGCCATCTTcttattcaaagaaaaaaaatcaacaggaAATGGTCATCATAAAAAAGCATGTTACAAATCAAACATTACTTATGCACACCTGTATCGATGCTCAGCAATTCTGTCTCTTATGAATAAGTATGAAAGAAGACCTTCCTTATTTTATAGACACACGGTCCTGATTTAGAAGGAAACATTTATAACGTAGATTTAATGAGACACAGGTGGGCCTCAAGGTGTAGTTCTTTCTGATTTACTTTTCATGTTTGACGAGTTTGTTATCGAAAGGCATCTTAAAATTCGGCCGTCCTCTTAAAACTCATATTTGATATCGTATATTGGTGATAAATATGCGTACCATATTTGATtctgttgcatatacatgttttatttacctCCCAGAATAGTTACGATTAAACAGGTCCTATATAAGGCCATGGTGCCAATGCTTAGTATCTATTAGTAAATAGTTCACATAGCTGAAGAGAGGTAAGGTTTCTATTGAAAATACCGGTAcatagaaaattaattttaatataaatatgcaaatcatacataaatattttgaatttataaatttgtattcATTGTAACAAAAGAGTAACAGAATATTACAGAATACTTATATCTTTTTTGAATTACTGAAGTTTTTCAACGTgttattacatgcatttcaaGGATTTTATATCTTGTTACAGATGTTGTCGATAGTAGTTTTCCTCTTGTTCCTATCCTCGACTCTTTGTCAGCGCCAATGCGACCCCCGGGATCCAAACTGCGTTGACGCATTCCAGGTTGCTGGTGACAATTTTGGCGGGGCAATCGCTGCAGAAATCCCCTATAACAATGTAGCCGACGCTGGCTTCCCCAATGCACCCAATACATTTGACACTGTTGCCGTGGTAGGATTCGACAACTTTGATTCTGGCCCTGGAATGCCTCAGGTCCAAGGCATTGAAGTCGTAGGACAGCCATTTGACGTTCAGTCCGACTTCGGACCTGTCCCGAGAGGAGTTAATATCATTGAAACTAGAGCATTCGATAACGATGAAAACCAAGCAATAATCATCGATACCAGGGGACCAGTGGACCAGAGACCGATGAACAATGATGTTCAGAACTATCAGCCAAAAATGGACAAGAAAATGGATATTTATCCCGGACAGATGGACAAGAAAATGGATATTTATCCCGGACAGATGGACAAGAAAATGGACATGTACCCTGGAAAAATCGACAAGAAAATGGATGTCTACCCTGCTAACTTCGATAAATATCCCGTGGATAAGTACCCTATGGACAAATATCCCGTGGACAAATATCCAGTTGATAAGTATCCAGTCGATAAATATCCCATGGATAAATACCCCGTTGACAAATATCCCATGGATAAATACCCAGTCGACAAATATCCTGTGGACAAATATCCAGTGGACAAATATCCAGTAGATAAATACCCAGTCGATAAATATCCAGTTGATAAATATCCGGTGGACAAGTACCCCACTGATAAGTATCCTATGGACAAGTACCCCGTCGACAAGTATCCAGTTGACAAGTATCCGGCTGATAAATATCCAGTTGACAAGTATCCAGTTGATAAATATCCGATGGACAAGTACCCTGTTGACAAGTACCCTGTTGACAAGTACCCAGTTGACAAATACCCAGTTGACAAATATCCAGTTGATAAATATCCAGTTGACAAATACCCAGTTGACAAATATCCAGTTGATAAATATCCAGTTGACAAATATCCAATGGACAAACAAAAGCCAAAATACGACAACACATTAGAAAAATATCCTGGTAAGTACGACAAATTCCAGAAATACGACAAATACCCAGGAAAGACACAAGATATCTATTCAGGCAAACTCGACAAGGGATTCGATAACTATCAAATGGACAAGAAAGGGAACGCATATCCTTCTAAATTAGACAAGACCTACGAACTTTACCCTACCAAAGGATACGACAAGGTCGCAGTTAGATTCGATGAGAGCGACAAGTACCCCATCGTCGACAAACTCATGAACATTTACCCCACCCAAGCAGACAAAATGATCGATAAATACCAACCCGTCGACAAGTACCAGCCAAAGTATGAGACCAGGCGGCCAGAGAAATTCCAGAAGGGATCTTACGACAAGTATGTACCTAAGccaaaatacaacaaaaaatctTACGACACTGGTAAATATAGCAATAAGCGTTACCAGAAGAAGTATGACTACAGCTCTAAGTACCCCAGGAAGTACGATTATCCTGAGCCGACCTCCCGTCCCGTGTACAGGAGACCCACGGTGACCGAGCCCAGCGTCAACCAACAGGAGTACTACGCCACCCAGCCTCCAGTGAACAGGAGGAGAAACGCACGCAGAATGCAGAGGCGCCGCCCCTCCAGAAGAAGGTCATCCGGGTACTAAACTCACCTCTTCACATTAGAGATCTCCACCATAATTAGTAAGtttaatttctctctctctctctctctctctctctctctctctctctctctctctctctctctctctctctctctctctctcttaatcaaaatacattaacaGAACTTTGCGTTGATATTACTTTATGTTTTGTCGAAattattcttttgtttttttctttgacagGCTGAGCGATGCGGTCAGCTTCTTGACTCGATACCGGACTGCCCCCACGATTACTGACGACGTACTGTTTTGATATTTGTATAGTAATAAAATAACATGACTCTGAATTATTTTTCGCTTTATGATACACAAAGGATCTACTTATTTCTGAACAAACCATATTCCATAGAATACCGCTTGTGGTGATTCCTTGATCCTCATCACCAAAAATAAACCAACAGGCTGTAGTATATATACCTGGTAACAAAAGTAAACATGCAAATAAATTTCTATGAACATTTCATAGCACAAAGGTAGCGTTAATTTTGACGAATAACTCATTGCTTTATTAAAACATCAAGATTTTGACATATCATCCCTTTTTCATCTGGCATGAAAAACACATAAGTTGAACGCGCAAAtaacatactgtggtttcattaatattcaagggtatcaattttagtggataaagtgaaaatcataGTTTCAAGGAtttgtaaattcgtggccaatgaccctatcaatacaaaatgttaatagaaattgcatttcaatgaacatttaatttcgtggatcaacttaaaaacgaaatccTTGAAAagtggtattcaacgaatattgatgaaaccacagtaaccCAAAAACAATCTAATGGAAATTGCTCCAAATAATTTACATGTTTCGATCCCACtgttattttaatgataaatcgATATGATTTGGTTTTAGAGCCGGGTTTTATACCGGTTCACAAATAAAGTTTTACAACTgaagaataaaaatgaaacacaATACTGCCATGAagtctttatatattttgacttttttttcaataatcgACATTGCTATCCAACTTTTGTGATAGACTTAAACTATTAAAATAGATCTACAATGTATAATGCACGAACAGcaatacgtacatgtaattcatttaacaaaaaaaattaaattgcattaattaCCTTTCTTTTCCGTTGTAACATTTTCTTACATCTCTGGGTGTTAACCttgaaatgaatataatataatgcAATCTATTCCACGTAAAAATTTCAACTGGAAACAAAATTGTGCGGGTAGACAACAATCGGTGTCGTTCTTAGGACGTACAAGTACAAAAACTTGTAAAAGACTTGTTTAAATTAGAAAATTCTTAAGTTATAAATCTTTGTCAATCACTTAATAATTAATGTTAGTAATGAACCTTTTAAAAAGAGTGTTTGTACGTCGACAAACGCCAACTTATTGGGGTTAAAAATTCCTCATATCTATTAAGCACAGTGTATTGGTGTAAAAATTAACAAGAGAACAATTAAAACgacatttatttgtagaaatttatattttttcatgaaaatgaaaactaCACACAAAAAAAACTATACACAGAAAGGATAGAAAGAGAGATTATCGCCATTTGATAAACTTGAATATTAAGTAGTACTTTCAAGTCGTTGGGGgtaattcaatttgattttggCAACGATGAAAGGGAAGGGGTGTGTgatgaaaataatttctttttggacTTTCTGGGATTAATGACCTTGTtgttaatgtatttttgttatTCTTCGTTATTCTTTATTCATGATGttattttgaaacaagattccctgaatgtttgtttgtttatagcCACTGACCATCAATCTGTTTTAAACAattcataaatgtataataaacaGGATgatattttcttgattttcaacACGTGCTCAATGCCCAACATTCATTTCTGTCTTCTATTTAACGAGAATgtttacttcttttttaaagCAATCTTTCCTTTGTCGGCCCTCCCATTCATTCTTATTTATTATGCATCACAGTCTAATGTTTGCGATAATTACTTCAGAAATAGATTCATGCATAATACTCTTTCCGGCAACGTGTGTTTTATTGTGGGCCATACAGAGAGAAATTTTCATGCTCGCCATCCATCAGAACTGAAGAGCTCCGCCATCATGTTTAATTGTTCCCTACAGTATAAATTCTCTATAAGTCCATTTCAATCTAAGTCTGACTGTAGAACTTCACTGCCAAGGTAAGAGATTGT is part of the Crassostrea angulata isolate pt1a10 chromosome 3, ASM2561291v2, whole genome shotgun sequence genome and encodes:
- the LOC128176789 gene encoding uncharacterized protein LOC128176789 gives rise to the protein MLSIVVFLLFLSSTLCQRQCDPRDPNCVDAFQVAGDNFGGAIAAEIPYNNVADAGFPNAPNTFDTVAVVGFDNFDSGPGMPQVQGIEVVGQPFDVQSDFGPVPRGVNIIETRAFDNDENQAIIIDTRGPVDQRPMNNDVQNYQPKMDKKMDIYPGQMDKKMDIYPGQMDKKMDMYPGKIDKKMDVYPANFDKYPVDKYPMDKYPVDKYPVDKYPVDKYPMDKYPVDKYPMDKYPVDKYPVDKYPVDKYPVDKYPVDKYPVDKYPVDKYPTDKYPMDKYPVDKYPVDKYPADKYPVDKYPVDKYPMDKYPVDKYPVDKYPVDKYPVDKYPVDKYPVDKYPVDKYPVDKYPVDKYPMDKQKPKYDNTLEKYPGKYDKFQKYDKYPGKTQDIYSGKLDKGFDNYQMDKKGNAYPSKLDKTYELYPTKGYDKVAVRFDESDKYPIVDKLMNIYPTQADKMIDKYQPVDKYQPKYETRRPEKFQKGSYDKYVPKPKYNKKSYDTGKYSNKRYQKKYDYSSKYPRKYDYPEPTSRPVYRRPTVTEPSVNQQEYYATQPPVNRRRNARRMQRRRPSRRRSSGY
- the LOC128177716 gene encoding uncharacterized protein LOC128177716 — protein: MITVYKKAAVTSLTLLSVLAAVTSGQILRCPGCKVMGFVAEDDDNLFLITNKQRMAQSPSFVNVPSAYVDIDKVYINAAPRLPYQRVVLADSSRPNWKYRTYRLPSLTARRRLSNVLSLNSRTRLGYY